CTTATAGAGAAGATATTGGAGCCTTTTACCAGCGATCTTGTTGACGTGTAAGTCTTTGACAGATTGGTACCACGATTACTAACATCGCTCAGTTATTTTCAGAAGGCCAATTCTtgctttcctcttcttgatgaagcacATTTCCGTAAGCAATATAGAGAGAACAAATCTGCCATATCTCCGGCGCTTCTCAGTGGCCTGTATGCCCACTCGATAACCTTCTGGAATAGCTCTCCGATTCTTTCCCGTCATCGACGTCCCGACGGGCGCTTCATATGGAATCTTGCGACTGAGGCAGCTTATTCCCAGATACATAGATCTCCTGGAATATCCACCATAGAAGCCTTGATTCTGAATATCGGTGGTCGCGAAGTCACTGCCCTGATAGGAAATGGCGTCTTGTTGGCGTCTTCCGTCTCTATGGCACATTCACTGGGTCTCAACCATAGTCCAATATCCTGGGAAATACCGCAGTCTGAGAAGAACCTAAGAATGAAGATATGGTGGGCTCTGTTGATCCACGATAAATGGTACGTAAATGCCATGCGCAAACCCCCCTTTAGCAGCTCTAAGGTGTAGATAGGCTGAGTCTTTCACATGGAACCCCGCCGCTTATCTCTCCGACTCTAAACGATGTGCCCCAGCCTCTCGTCGAACACCTTTGTGGAGAGGGAAATTCTTCAGAGCAGGTTCTCAATGCTTCAGTGTATATTGCCCTTGTTGGCTTGACCGAGGTTCTGGACTTACACCTGAGACATGTCCATCAATTCAGCCTTTCAGATGAATCCACAGATACGACACATCTAGAGTTAGCTCTGAATAATTGGATAGAGACTCTAAGTGACGAGATCCGACGGGTCGTCATTCGTGGAAACAACCTAACAATTCCTGGTGCTGCCAACCTTCGGCTGTCATATCTGACAGTCAGACTCTTATTGCAGAGAATCGAacttgaagctgagaagcgAGTGCGTGATACAGAGGATAGCCGCCTACTGAACCGTTATATGCAAGCCCGGAGAACTGCAGAGGACATTCTCATCTTGACTCAGGAATTGCAGCCTGAACATTTGGCTGATTGCTGGTTGCCAAGCAGCGCTTTTGCATTTTCGACAACCGTTAGCTTCCTTCTCCGATGCGCGCTGGAGACAGAAAACTCAACAGCCGGATTGGTTCAGAGCAGCTCATTAAAGATAGCCTCGGACTTATTGTCGTCTCTTCGTGAAcacaaagagaagaatgcTTGGGATTTGGGTGACATATGTTTGGCCCAACATgcggatgttgttgagaagctacGTGCCATGACTCCGCCTGAAGACTCGAGTGCTGAAGAGGTTTTGGACTTTTCTAGCTTTGCAATGGCGGAGTCTTCTTACCTCGACCAGCTTTTCCCAAGTTTATGGGATCCTCTGCAGAATGTGTGGTGAACACGGCAATTCTTTCCCGCAGGAAAACTTGACGGGTTTCCATACTGGCCAAACCACATAAGCAAGCCTGTACTCATACTTACGGCTACTTAGTAAACCTAGTGGTACTATTCCTTGAGTTTATAGGAAGGACACTGGGCTTAGAATTGTGCATGCGAATGCATAGGTCGCAACTTAGGATGAAGAACAGTGCCAATATTCAACTAATGGGCCCATCACTTCTTGTTTGTTTCACAAAAGGCTTAAAAATTGATGTTTAACGACTTCAAACATTAATGCATATGCTGCTGCTATTAATCCATATGAAGATAGACGACGTGGCGCTTGAAAAATACAACCCCTGAATATCGTTAATAGAACTAGACAATTGGAAAACAACACACCAGGAATAGAGCTCGTCATCATATACAAGAGTAATTAACGCCATTCAGGAAATATCAGCTCCCTACTTCTATCAAAACCTCCTCTCAGACAGTTCTGTTGGGATTATACAGCGACGGTAAAACTCGATACAAAGAGAAGGGCTGTAGTATACAGCTAGTGCAATGGAAATCGCATTATATCCGAAGGTTCACTCAAAGCATTCAACATCAAATAGCGGGAGATTCATCGAAAAGCTACTTCAAGTAGGTGGATGTGTATGGTTAGAACACGAAATGAGATTAGCAACTCAATGACTGTGTCTATAGTGAGCGAAACAATAGCAAGGACTTTATAAACGGGCAGtgtctctcttttctctctggCAGAATGCCTCGGACATGACACCTTCTAGAAGTGTACGAATGGTCCAGAATACTGGCGGATGAATTCATACCCCTGAATTGAATGATCGAGCTTTCACCTCAAAACTCCACGACTCATCTAAGCCTGAAACATCCATGGGATCAGCCCGTAAAAAAAACTATGAGTAATAGCTGTGTCTTGGCTTGGACATAAGCATGCATCAGACCATCTCCTCGGGACTGATATTTCCTTTGAAACACTTACGGTTGGGATGCACAAACTTTGCCAACGAGCAATCCCAGTTCCAATACGCTTCGTAGATACTCGCCTCGCCTCTAGCAACTCTTGCTGCGAAAGAGTCGTCATCGTAATCTGGAAAAGGATCATAATGTGTAAGCTCTTAAATCTTTCTGTTCGCAACCGCGATGGGAACGCCTTTGCAGAGCAACATCTCACGACACTCTTCGCAATGCACATAGATGGTTAACTTCGGTCCGGCGCAACAAAGGCGTACGCAGCGTTGCTCCTGAATTAATCGAGCGCGCATAGCATCCCCGAGGGCGGCGCGGCTGGGGAGAAACCCTTGTCGATTTAGATGGTACACACACCAATTCCATTCTGAGCCTCCGAGAAAGGCTTCGATTTCGTCTTCTCCCATCAGGAACTCAAAGACTTCACATACCTTTTTCTCGCCATGCCTGGGGTAGAACTTGCAGTGAGGGCACCGACTTTTAGGTCAGTCGCCAAAAATGTTAGgcgagccatgatgacgGTTGTTTCGTGATCCATGAGTGCAACACTGCAGCTAGTGAGGTTCCAAGTTTAGAAGATGATGTTAGCATCAGCTTTACAATATTTCAGTTTTGGTGATAAAAAGGCAACGTAAAACGTAAATGGCATTAGCTAGAAAGTCTGGGTATATATAGTCGTAAATCATATCTTCCGCTGCAAGTGAACAAACGCATTACGCCTTGAAACCATGCGAGATAATGAACagcctcctctcctctttgtCATGCTGGAATAAAAAGTGCGTAACGttgtgttgatgttggtgaacAAAGGAATAAAATGCAATGATCGTAGTAATCGTGCGCGGTAGTGGTGAAGCGCCAATCTGAGGTTATCGTTCTTCTTGGTATCTTTTCTAGTCATCTTTCGGATCGTCATAACATTGTCTTTTCCGTGTCGGCATGCGCAAAGTGGTAGGGGGCGTATTTTGCCGAAGTGGTTGCTGATCGTATCGTTTTGAGTTGGTGGTTGACTTTAACTCGCTTGACAAGAGCCATAGTGATGACGCCCAAAACCATAAGAACTTCGATGACAAGCAGGCCGATGTAAACGATGTTGAGGATTTCTTGCTCGCGCAAGTAAGCAATGGTGGTCATGCTGCTGGGCAGCGGTGCGGAGCTGGGAACGAGAGGCATGGCAGGTTTCTGGTCTCTTTGTTAGCGCTCAGTTGCTAAAGAGACTCCAAGAATTGAAGTACCTTTACTTTCCCCAACCTGCGAAATCAAAAACTTTTAAACGATATCTGTAAACTACTCTCCTCCTCTAGGCGAAATCAGCCGATATTTGAAAGAGTGAAAAGGTGAGCACGAGAGCGGTGAAATCACCAACAGAGAGGTGAGGGCGAGGCCAACAAAACTGGGAATATGGGTTCTTTTTAGTTTGTTTCCTTGGCGCGAAACAATTGCCTATAGTGTGCTCCTTTCAAGGTTAGAAGTTGATAGTGACTGGGCTAGGGTTGCAAATTTCAATCAATGCGGTCTGGGGGAGGCGAGAACCGCTTTGACCGCCTGGAAGCCCGTGAAGGATCCCGTTTAAATACGAGAGGGGCGCCATGAAAAGCCCGTAATCAATACTTTAATGCAGTGAGATATACGAATATGACTCCAACATTGGCTGCAACGTTGGCTGTTTAGTGAGCGCCACGGGAACATTGAGTTTCTCCTGGTTCTGTGAGACTGCCCCTTCGTTCTGCTCACTTGAGAAGATGGGAATGAGTCTGCCTTTTCGTCTGagcaaggatgatgacgacccTTGTCAATGGAAGCGATCGCCAAGTTGGCGTGTGACCCCCAACGCTTGTCTAACGAAGCGGGAGAGTGGGCTGAAGGAGCAACTTTGCCATATGAGGAAGCGTTTAAAAGAGAGTGGCGAGGCATCACAGGAGGTGTTGTCGCGTGATAATGAGGTTGTTGGTATATATGATGCGACGCAATGCTGGGCATAGTGGAATAGATGTCATGGCATGATAATAGCGTGAGCTTTTTCCCTGCGAACGAACCACTAAGTCGAGGTTCGCAAACGAGGATTGTTGCAAATTGATGAGGACGGAAATTGAAGTCGCATTGGAAAAATCCATCAGCGCTTGATGAACAGGGGTTGATGCGATGGGATGGAGACGGATGAGTTGGCGTTAAAATCTAGCAAAGGcggtgttgaagagcagATGATTTGGCAAAGGCAATTGAATTCAATGGTGTAAGTTGACTTTAATTGAGTATGATGAGTCGATAAATACTACAAGTATGTATCCGTGTATTCATCCATGAATATCCAATCTTATCACACGTCAGTTGTCTTAAGCATTTTGATACGCCAAGGGGAGATTAAATTAGCAACTCACGGTACCTAACCCACCGAACGGGAACTACTGTACAGAGAGAGTATTAGCGCCCAGATTAATGATGCTAAACCCAACATATGAAGCGTCTCCGAATGACACAGTTGCAAGTTCCAGAAGCAGGAACAGAGGAA
The window above is part of the Fusarium musae strain F31 chromosome 6, whole genome shotgun sequence genome. Proteins encoded here:
- a CDS encoding hypothetical protein (EggNog:ENOG41) translates to MKIWWALLIHDKWLSLSHGTPPLISPTLNDVPQPLVEHLCGEGNSSEQVLNASVYIALVGLTEVLDLHLRHVHQFSLSDESTDTTHLELALNNWIETLSDEIRRVVIRGNNLTIPGAANLRLSYLTVRLLLQRIELEAEKRVRDTEDSRLLNRYMQARRTAEDILILTQELQPEHLADCWLPSSAFAFSTTVSFLLRCALETENSTAGLVQSSSLKIASDLLSSLREHKEKNAWDLGDICLAQHADVVEKLRAMTPPEDSSAEEVLDFSSFAMAESSYLDQLFPSLWDPLQNVW